The window GTCATAGCTTGACATATCTATATTTTAACtagctttttttctggatgatGTTTCtactgatttgtttttaaagttcatCATTGGCCTAACATTTATCTTAGAAACAGTCTTACATAATTCATCTAATACTTGAatatagaaaatataattttaaaaatttgtctttatttccaATATGTGCTTTTTGACTTGTTCTTTAGCTATTTAGAGGGTGTAATTAGccagctgcaaaacaaatttCACACATGGTAAACTGCAATTTTTCCATCTCGCTCATAGTCTTCCCAGCCTTGTATTGTCCttcttccatttatttatttattttaatacttcatGCTAAGCACAGTTAACCTCAATAAACATAGTATAAATCATCAGGTTAGGTAAGATATTCTCTTGTATGATATGCCAGACTTAGTGTGTACTAGATAGAAGAACAACTGTAAAAATTCTTTATTCCTCAAACTGGAAATTTTAACCAATATCTAGTAGAGAATAGGGAGGACCAAAGTCTTGATTTCcacgccccccaccccccccacccccacccccaaacaGACCAACATCTGTTACTGCATGGTCCTTAAAATTCTTCAGTTGTGGAAAACTTAAAATTCAGCTCAACTGGAACAATTATTGAAGAGCAACGTTCTCTCAGCAAACTGGGGGAAGGGACGATTGCTCTGCTGCTGAGGTGGGAAGAACAAGAACCTGAAGACTGAATTCTTATATctgcattttaaagagaaaaaaaaagttcaggtTCTGAAACAGTGTGTTTAAGTACTCGAGCTTTCCTGTGCCTCTAAACTGGATGGTTGATAGAGCTAATGTGGACTGAAATGTAAGGAGGTGTTCAGTTATTGCAAATCTGGTGTAATGTATTGTGTGGTCTCCCCTTATATTTAATGTAAGgtatactttttttaaaaaagaaacaaactcacTGAAGAGAACATGCAGAACAGCTGTAGATCCCAAGCCTTCCCCAAAGTTTCAGTAAATCCATTCTACTTTTGCGTAGCTGTCTTGTTTTGCCctgaaaaaagaggaggagggggtGTAACTTCACCATTGTGGAATAAAAGCAACGCACTTGTGTTAAGTAGTAAATCTGCACCATCAGAAGAACTGAATTGATGGGTGAAAGTTGGGTAACTGGTTTAGATTGTTTGAGCATATATAGATATTATTAGGGTCACTACAATGTGGTCCTCGTCACAATAACTTGAAAAACAATACTGCACACTTGGATTAAATATGTACATAGGTCAACACTAATGAACAGATAAATCTTATTGCTAACATTCCATTTCTTAATTTGTAGCTATgtcattgaaaatattttaatgtagttATCTACATTTGCAATGCCTGCAATAAGCTTTAAAAACTTGTATACATCAAATGTATATTTTTGGTTTGGCATAAGATACTACTGTGTAACTTCTCCTCACATTTATTTCTATAATGTATTCCTATGGAAATGAAGGCAATTTTCACAACATgtaaataacactttttttacCTGCTGAAACTGTAACTTACCCTGCAGTGGTTACTACATGAACATGAGGTTAACTTGTCCTGACCATGCTTCAAAGAAATCTGATAGTCCTGTTTCTAGAGTGAACAAGCATTTAGCAAGAAGTGAACCACACTGAGTGACTTAAGAATTATGGTCAATATCtgtggaaatttaaaaaattgaaaggtTATTTAAACAGCTTATGTGAAACAATTCAACAGTACTGTAAAATGCATATCTCTGTACAAATTTCAAACTCATTAAACTTTCCAGTCAGTCTTCACATTTGGCAATGTTTAACTGTTGCTGATTTTGTGGCTGCCATTTCATACATAGTGAAAGCAGCGTGTGAAGATGAATTGTTAGAACACCTGTGCACCAGGAAGGATCCAGCTGTTCTCTGTGGCCTGGCAGCCAGCTGAGGTGAGCTTGGGGCAGCAGAAAGGGGGCTGTGAGCCGCTGTGGCACCTCCGGGTCATGCTGTGCCCTCACCTGCACTTGGCCGTGTATTTACTCTTTAGCTGTCACTGGATTGTCTCCTTACGCTGTGCTATCTCACCATGTTGCTCTGCTCTTCAGTGACTTCTTCAACCAGGACATATAGAAAgtaagctttaaaaatacattttcttcctaGACACTTGATGCTGATACCGTTCTCCTTCAGTCGGGCTAACTTCTGCGGGTCAAATCACAGTGGTTGGATCCTCCCACGGGAGGATTCATTTTTTAATGCCTATTTAGTAGTTGATTCTTATCCTAGGTAAATGTAGAAATGATGAGGATTTGGAAACTATTaaatttctggggtttttttcccatttccaagGCTTTCTCCTGGTTCCTGGAGATGTGCCTATGGAATGCTCTGCTCTCAGCCTGTGGCTATCCATAGAGCCTCTCTGTGCAGAGTAAATACAAAATCTACTGAGACACAGCACTGCGAACTCTGCAGACCACACAGAAGATTTTTCTCGGGTAAGTACTGTTTGTAGAGGCTTCTGCTCATATATTGCACTTGAAAATTTGAGATTGACGTCACTTAGACAATAGCACAGAAAGTGTAAGGAATTAATATGTTCAGTGCCATAGGTTCATGTCCCATGGACAGGGCCAGTGAATAGAAACTGGATAACCAATGTTGCTTAGTGGTAGCATTAGCAACCTGTTTCTTAGCAGTACAAAAGAGGAGCTTGCATGTCACCCACAACCATTTAAGAGCACTAAGAGGGAGAGAGCTGTTTCCTGGGAATGTAAACTAACACTCCTTTCTCATACATGATCCAAATCAGTGAATATAAGAAATCCTGTGCGTTTCATATGAGAGGTTGATTTCATGTAAAAGCATTTCTATGTAAGAGTTTGTTTCAGATTCTATCTGAATCTTGCTCTCTTTTTCTAGACAGCTGCATTTGCAGGTATTGGTTATTCTGCCTAATTACAGAGTAGGAAAACTCAGGTCAAAAACATATAAAAGACAAGAAGCTACTGGACATCTGCGCCCAGTAGTGCCATGTCTGGTGACACGGTGATTCCTGCTCAGGTTTGGTTTGCTAAGCTGAGGGACTGGGTGTGTGATAGCGTTTGTGCTGAGATGGCAGCTGAATTGCACATCTAGGCCAAGGACTGTAAAAGTTAAGTACTAGAGTCTAGTTCAAAGAGTAGAAAACATGGGAacaaagttggggtttttttgcaaagatgAGACTAATACACAAATGAAGTCCTACATAAGCCTGTGTTCTAGTTTCATTGCCTCTCCCATGACTTTCACTTGTGGTTGTTTGCCTTAATCTCAGGTTATGTTGTGTAACTCAGCTCTCCTCCCCTTGGGTATAATACTGGTTTTCTTGTAATAATTAATGCTGAAATGCAGCTTAATGTTTAGGGATGGTAAGATGGGTAACTCTTACGTATGCTCTGTTGTGATCCTTTCCAGTGTGTCTTTCAAACAAATACTTGACAAAAAACAGGTGCTAATGAAAAGCTGAGCACCTAGCAAAGAAAAACTTACCTGAAACAACCTGAGAAAtgcttaaatgaaaacaaaattgtaaGAGAGCTTGGGAGAGAGCATGGAGGGAGTGGAGAGGGAGAAGACTTGCTAAAGTATTTTAGTCAACTCTTACCTTGGAGCAATGCCACTTTTAGAAAGCCCAGAATACTGCCACTAAAAATTTCTTATCTGGATTgtctcagaaataattttattcacaTAAGTGCTTTTAGACTGTAGTTTTAGAAGGCAGCAAATCCTTACTGAGCAACCAGATGCTTTTATTACaaaatttatttggatttttacaTAACATGATCACTGACACTGCATGTTTATTTACATTCACgagcaaaaaaatacatattttaattcattttaaaaatagaagaaaaaaatctcactgcaAAGTTAATAAAAGTATTAACTTGAAAGGACTATGCTGACAAAGTGTTTCTAAGCTGCAAAATCTGGGAAGTTACAACCTAGGCGTGAAAATACTGTTTGGAATTTAATgtcaaaagcaaagcacaaaataTAACATGCAGCGAGACATTACATCCCTACTTAGCTAATCAATGCTGGGGCTAAAACACTGTTCTGCATGCTCTCTCATTAACAAGTTAATGCTTGTTAAATACACCTTCAAGGCATGTGGTCACAATTCTTGAATTGATTCTGCTACAATGGATTTGAGTGGCCCTCTATGTCTTCTTCATGTTTATTTGGCAAATGGTGATCAGAGAGCACACTTGCCCCCGTAAAAACAGTGGCAGGAATCAGTTTCTGTTGAACAACGTACGTTCTGGTATGACTATACTGAAAACAGTAAGACGACTGATGTACAGCAGTGAGAACAACCAAGGACAGCGGACTGAGATGACAGCCTTCCATTTCTGAAGTTATGTAGGTTTCAGATGGTCAAAATCCACTCCAGCCTCCTTCGCCCGTATACCATGGCTCATTTTCATCAATCTCTGTGGGGCTTTTgccttgggaaggaaaaaagggagaggaaatgCCAGTCTCAGGTACGGGTTGCAGTGATGACAGGCATTCCTGTAAGATCGGCACTTCAGACAAGTGTAAGTAAATCTCAAAATAATCCACAGACGCCCCTTCTTGAGTCTCTGCTAAAATCTGGTAGTCCCCAAAACAAATGATACACTTCCATGGCAAGTCAATTTTGTTTAAGTAACCCAGTTCTGTATGGTCCAccatcagttttgttttcttgctcatGTTCTTTATCTCAAAACAAAATTCTGAGCTGTTCAGTTTTCTGTAGAACTGCAATGAAAACTGAATCCGAGAAACACGAGTATCCATTAAGTTGTAATGGCAGACATTAGAATCACGGCCAAACTTGGCCACTTCATCTGCCCTGACTTGTTCTCGCCTACAGAAATTCAAGCAACTAAACATCGTCTGGTCTTTTTGGGAAGGGTGGTAAAAGGTCATGTGGAgacatgttattttttcttcagtgtcagCTTCTTCAAAAGAAATCATGGTGAAATGAGTTCCTCAGAACTACaagaaagaagtaaaatcaCAGCATGAAATCACtgcagtacaaaaaaaaatggcttcagTGTGGCCATTAAAATACTTCACATATTTTTGTATCGTGACTGTATACAATTTATAGCAAATTGTCTGACAGTAAATGTAATGAAACCTCTGGAACGAAGAAGTGGGAGCTGAGCACACCCAGTCCGTGACAACCATCATTTCCCACCACTTTGCCCAAGGCTCATGAGGTGACCACAGCCAAGTGCCAGACTGTTCTGTGCTGAGCTCCTCCCAGCAGACAATCCCACACCTGTTGCAATGGCTGCCTAGCGCTTCAGAACTCTGAAAAACACCCATGACTCAATTGCTGCCACCTCGTTCTTCATAAGGATCTCGCAGGTATATTTATCTCTGGAAGAAATATGTCACTGTGTGTCAGTGTCAGTAAGTGACACTGTGTCACTTAGCAGTGTCAGTAAGATCCACTTTATTAACTTAAAATGGAGCATTAAGTATTACTGTCCAGGCCTGTGTGTTCTGTTTTACAGTGTATTCCTTTGACTAGAAGGCATCAACAAATAACTTTTACAAATGCAGTCTGACTGTAGGCAGTGATACTTCAAATGTGCATAAAGCACTATTTTGGCTCTTTAGTCAGAATTTACCTCCTGtatgaaacaaaatacaatattttgaaGTGACTGATGTGacagtatttaaaatgaatgcaaaagCTGGAATAACAGCGAGCCCTAAAGGAGGAATTGTCACCAGCTCTAGGTATGTCCCTGTTGCCTGTTGGAAAATCCCAGCCATCTGCTGAAGTACCTAACTAGGAACTAGAACaaacaaataacttttcttgggtttgtttttttggttttttcttttttaaagcttttcacAGCACAGAGATACTTGCTTATGAACTAAATTCTGTTGCAAAGTCTAAGTGCAGCCAAATAAAATCTATGAGATACCTTAGGAAACACTGCAATCTGGTTCTCTATACATGCAAACTCAGTATTTTCCTGCACTGAAATTtaatcaaaagaaagaaaagactaGGTACTTAAAGTAGGAACCAGAGAATAAATTCTCAGGTTATCACCAGAGAAACATGTTATTAAACTGCATTATTCATAAGCAGTCACTTAACTTGAATAATATAGTGCAGATGTTTGTAATGGTTCTTCTCGATTGCAGTAAGTTCCCGACATGTCACACACCAATCCTGAGCTTTCTCGCCAGCTCTAT of the Caloenas nicobarica isolate bCalNic1 chromosome 4, bCalNic1.hap1, whole genome shotgun sequence genome contains:
- the TIFA gene encoding TRAF-interacting protein with FHA domain-containing protein A — protein: MISFEEADTEEKITCLHMTFYHPSQKDQTMFSCLNFCRREQVRADEVAKFGRDSNVCHYNLMDTRVSRIQFSLQFYRKLNSSEFCFEIKNMSKKTKLMVDHTELGYLNKIDLPWKCIICFGDYQILAETQEGASVDYFEIYLHLSEVPILQECLSSLQPVPETGISSPFFPSQGKSPTEIDENEPWYTGEGGWSGF